The window TCTCAAGGCGAACGTGGTGATCGTTTGCGCGGCCCTGGCCGCCTTGCTGCTGAGTCTCGCCCTGCCGGGGCCGACGACCCCCCTGGAACGCATGCTGCAGGTGGTGCTGGGCCCGCCCGCCGCGTTGCTCGCCCTGCTGCTCATCGTCACCGTCGTCATCGGCCTGGCAGGGCGGCGCTTGCGGGAAGCGACCCGGGAATGGTGGAGCCGCGCCGGCGGCATCCTCATCTCCATCCTGCTGGGCTGGCTGGCCCTGGCCGGCGTGGCGCTGCTGGGCAGTTACGGCGTGTTCTACGCGGGCGCATGGATCACCGCCCTGGGCGGCATCGTCTGGCTGGCCACCACGGTGGCCGGCGTCATCCTGGGCCGCAGTCCCTCCACGGGCAACGGCAAGGGCGGATGGAAAAACCTGCTCGCCGGCCTGGCGCCCTGGGTATTTGTGGCGGGCCTGCTGTTGGCCCTCTCCCTGACGCTGTACGCGGCCATCACCCGGGTCGGCGACCCCGACCGCCCGGCGATATGCCAACCCGTGCCCGACGGCGGCCTGCGTTCCGCCTACCGCATCAAACTGGAACTGGCTCCGGACAACCATGCCGCCAGCGGCGAGGTGCTGCGCGTCAAGCCCGATCCCGGCTGCAGCCCGGCGCGCTATGCCGAGCAGGCCGACCGGGCCCTGGCCAATTCGAGCGGGCGCTTCGGCGCGCTGCTGGCGGTCCTGGCCGTGCTGTCCTGGTTGCTGGGCCGGCGCGTGGACATCAACGTGTTCGCCTTCCACATGTTCTATCGCAACCGGCTGGAGCGCTGCTATCTGGGAGCCAGCAATCCCGTACGGCGCGCCAACCCCTTCACGGATCTGGATCCCCATGACGCGCCCATGCTGTCCGCCCTCAAGCGCGGCGGCCGGACGCAGCGCCCCTACCCGCTCATCAATACCGCTCTGAACATCGCCCGCTCGAGCAACCTGGCATGGCAGGAACGCAAGGCGGCCTCCTTTCTATTCACCCCGGAATTCTGTGGCTACCAACTGCCAGGCAACGACGACGCAGGCGTGTCGGCCTACCAGAAGACCGACCAGTTCCTGGCCCCGCCCGGGCAGGCCGGCCGGAAGGGCTGGCTGGGCCTGGGTACGCCGATCACCATTTCCGGCGCGGCGGCAAGCCCCAACGCCGGCTACCATACCAATCCGGCCACCGCCTTCCTGATGACGGTATTCAACGTGCGCCTGGGCTGGTGGATGCAGAACACGCGCAAGTTCGAGCACTGGACCCGGCCGGGACCCGGACAGTCCATTCCCTACCTGCTGAAGGAACTGCTCGCCGCCACCACGGATACCGACGAATTCGTCTACATGAGCGATGGCGGCCACTTCGAAAACCTGGGCATCTACGAACTGGTGCGCAGACGCTGCCGCTACATCATCGCCTGCGACGCCGGTTGCGACCCGGACTACACCTTCGAGGACCTGGGCAACGCCATCCGCAAGTGCCGGATCGACCTGGGCATCGAGATCGAGATCAACCCCGGTGCCATCATGCCCGATCCGGATACCGGCCACGGCTTGTTCCACTGCGCGGTGGGACGCATCCATTACGAGCGCACCGACCCCGTGGCCACGGCGGGGTATCTGCTCTACATCAAGACCTCCCTGACCGGCGACGAGCCGGCCGACATCAATCAATACAAGGCCGAACACGCCGACTTCCCCCATGAAAGCACCGGCGACCAGTGGTACAGCGAATCGCAATTCGAGAGTTACCGCGGGCTGGGCCGTCACGTGGCCACGAAGGTATTGAGCCAGGCCCATGACGCCGCCGGGCAAACCAGCGGCGACCGGCCCTGCCGCGACCTGGAACGGTTCTTCCACGCCCTGTCCGAACAGTGGTATCCGCCCAGCCGGGCCGGCCAGGCGGCATTCTCGAAGCACGGCGCGGAACTGGAGGACATCTACGACCGCATGCGCGAGGATCCCAGCCTGCGTTTCCTGGACGCCCAGATCTATCCCGAATGGGCGAAACTCGGCCAGCGCGTGCGGCCGGAGCCCTCCCGCGAGCAATGCACCATGCTCCCCCTCACGGAGGAAGAACTACGGGCAGGTTTCTACCTGTGCAACACCCTCATCCAGCTGATGGAAAACGTATACGCGGACCTGCGCCTGGAAGACGAATACGCCCACCCGGACAACCGGGGCTGGATGAACCTCTTCCGGCACTGGTCCTGGTCGGGCATGTTCCGCGTCACCTGGGCGATTTGTGTCGCGACCTATGGTGCGCGCTTCCAGGAGTTCTGCCGTCGCCATATGGGCCTGGAGTGCGGTGAACTGGCGCTGGCCGACGCCGTCGTCGTGGGGGACGACGGGTGGCGTGACCGGATCAACGTCCTCGAACTGGAGCATGTGCACCGCATCATCGTCGGTCACTACGCCGAGGAAGGGGCCGACGGCGGCGCGGAGGTTCTGGCCGGCCTGGACCAGAAGGCGCTTGCGGCACGCGCGGAGCAATGGGTCGCCGAGGCCGGGCGCGAACTCGTGATCCAGCCCCTGGAAATTCGCGTCAGCGACCCCTCCGGCAAGCAGGAGAAATTCGTTTTCCCGGTTGGATTCGCATTGCTGGCGCCGCGCTCGCGGCTCCGAGGCGGACTGTCCCCGCAGGGGAAGCCGGCATTCGACCTGGTGTATTACCGCATCCGGGACCACCTGCGTCGCGTGGGATTGGGTCGGGAGGGACTGCGCAAGCTGAGGGCCGGGTACGGCGAAGTTTACGTCGACATGCCGCCCACCCTGGGCAAGCTCATTCGCGAAGCGGATCCGGACTTGCTGCAACACCTGTGGCATCTGGATCTTTGGGCCGATAGCGGACAACTCCATCGACCGTCATGAAGTCGTAATCGCATCGGCTTAGCGTTTCGGAACATGATTTCAAGGAACGATGCGATGACCCACCAGACCAGTCCAACCCCGCTGTTCGAACTGATCGATGCCCGTCTGTCGCGGCGTTCCGTCCTCAAGGGCCTGCTGGCGGGCGGCGCGGCCGCGGTCGCGGCGCCCGGATGGGCCGCCGGATCCGGCAATCCGTCTTCCCTGCGATTCGCGCAGGCGCCGCACACCATCGAAATGTTCCACCAGCCGGCGCCCGGCCACCGCGCCGATGTGCTGATCCGCTGGGGCGACCCGGTGCTGGGCGGCGTACCGCCCTTCGACCACGAGAAGCTCGTCGCCGAGGCGCAGGAAAAACGGTTCGGCTACAACAACGACTTCGTGGCCTTCATGCCGCTGCCGCGCGGATCGAAGAGCAGCACGCACGGCCTCCTCGTCGTCAATCACGAATACACCAACCCCGAGCTGATGTTCGCGGGACTGACGGCCACCACGGCGGCCGACAGGATGACGCGCGAGCAGACCGAGGTGGAGCTTGCGGCGCACGGCCTGTCCGTCGTCGAAATCCGCAAGACCGCCGACGGCTGGCGCTACGTGCCGGACAGCCGACTCAACCGTCGCATCAGCGCGCGCTCGACCGCCATGCGTGTTTCCGGGCCGGCGGCCGGCCATGCCCGCCTGCAAACCTCGGCCGATCCGGGCGGCCGCCAGGTCGTCGGCACCCTCAACAACTGTTCGGGCGGCGTCACGCCCTGGGGCACGGTGCTGACCGCGGAAGAGAATTTCAACATCTACTTCGGCGGCGACCCACGCAAGACGACCGAGGCGGCCAACCACAAGCGTCTGGGGCTGAAGGGCAAGTCCAGATATGCCTGGTCGCGCTTCCATGACCGCTTCGACGTCGAAAAGGAGCCGAACGAGCCGAACCGCTTCGGCTGGGTCGTGGAAATCGATCCCTACGACCCGCGGTCCGCGCCGGTCAAGCGCACCGCGCTGGGCCGCTTCAAGCACGAGGCCGCCACCTGCGTCGTCGCGCCGGATGGCCGCGTGGTCGTCTATTCGGGCGACGACGAAACCTTCGAATACCTCTACCGCTTCGTCACCGACGGCAAGTACGATGCGAAGAACCTCGCCGCCAATCGCGATTTGCTTGATCACGGCACCCTGTCCGTGGCCCGATTCGACGAATCCGGCTTCCTGCGCTGGCTGCCGCTGGTTTTTGGCCAGGGGCCCCTGACGCCGGCCAACGGATTCAACAGCCAGGCCAACGTGCTGATCGAAACGCGCCGCGCCGCCGACCTGCTGGGGGCCACGCCGATGGACCGGCCGGAGGATGTGGAAGCCAATCCGGTCAATGGTCGCGTCTATGTCATGCTGACCAACAACAACGTGCGCAAGCCGGAACAGATCGGCCGGCTTCACCCGCGCGCGAAAAACACTTACGGCCACATCATCGAGCTGCTGCCGCCCGGCACGGAGGGAACCGACGGCGCCCGCGCGGCGCGGCATACCGCCGACGAGTACCGTTGGGAGGTTTTCCTGCTGGCGGGCGATCCGGGCAATCCGGAGCATGGCGCCAGGTACCACCCGGATACCGCCAGGCAGGGCAGTTGGCTCGCGGCGCCCGACAATTGCTGCTTCGACAACCGCGGCCGGCTCTGGATCGCCACCGACCAGGGATCGAAACAACGCGCGTCCGGCATTCCGGACGGCGTCTACGCCTGCGACGTGGCGGGCGCGGGGCGGGCGCTGCCGCGATTCTTCTACGCCTGCCCGCGCGATGCCGAAATGTGCGGGCCGGCCTTCACGCCGGACAACAAGACGCTGTTCGTCGCCGTCCAGCATCCCGGCGAAAACAAGGATTCAAGCTACGACAACCCCTCGACCCGCTGGCCCGACTTCGACTTTCGACGCAAGGTGCCGCCGCGCCCGGCGGTGGTCGCCATCGCTCGTGAGGACGGAGGTGTGATCGGCGGCTGACATGCGACAACCCGACGCGTGCGGTCAGAGCGAAGGGCCTGACGGATCGGTGACGAAACCGATGCGCGTGAGTCCTGCGCGGGCGGCCATGGCCATGGTCTGCGCCACCTTTTCGTAATGGGCGTGGCGGTCGGCGCGGATGTGCAGCTCCGGCCGGGGCTGCTGCATCGCCGCCGCCGCGAAGTGCGATTCGAGTTCCGTGCGCGCCACCGGCGCCCCGTTCCAGTAGAGGGATCCGTCCTCCCGGATGCCCAGTTCGATGTGCTCCGGCTTCGTGATGTTGGCGCTGGAGGAGGCCTTGGGCAGGTCGATCTTCACCGAGTGCGTCAGGAGCGGCGCGGTGACGATGAAGATCACCAGCAGCACCAGCATCACGTCGACCAGCGGTACCACGTTGATGTCCGCCATCGGCCCTTGGTGGCCGCGTCCGTTGAAGCTTCCCATGGCCATGGTCGTTCTCCTTAGCTGGACGAGCGGTTGGTCTTGGCGCCGACCGTGGCGAGCGCGTAGAGGTCGTGCGCGAAGGCGTCGAGCTGCGCCAGCCAAATGCGGTTGCGCCGGGAAAAGGCATTGTAGGCCAGCACCGCCGGGATCGCCACCGCCAGGCCCAGCGCGGTCATGATGAGCGCCTCGCCCACCGGGCCGGCCACCTTGTCCAGCGTGCCCTGGCCCGACAGGCCGATGGCGACGAGCGCGTGGTAGATGCCCCAGACGGTCCCAAACAGGCCAATGTAGGGCGAGGCCGAGCCCGCCGAGGCCATTACCGTGAGTCCGTATTCGATGCGCGCCGCTTCCTGGTCGATGCCGTTTCTCAGTACGCGCGTCAGGAATTCGCCGCTTCCGCCGGCGGCGAGTTTGTGCAGGCCTTGTTCGTCGCTTTCGTCCGCGGCGATGAGCGCTTGGTGCGCCAGTTCCGCGAAGGCGTTGTCCGGGGATCGCCGCGCCAGCATGTCGCGAACTTCCGAGAGCGAGCCGGCTTGCCAGAATTGCTTGAGGAAGGCGGTTACCCGCCGGCTTGAGAGCAGGTTGGCGATGCCTTTGGTGAAGATCAGGTACCAGCTCGCCACCGAGAGCGCGAGCAGCAGCCCCAGTACGATGCGCCCGACGCCGTCGGTCTGCGTGAGAAAGTGGGCGAAGCCGAGTCCGTTTTCCATGAGGGGTTACTCCAGAACGAATTTGAAGGGTTGCAATGCGACGGCGCGCACCGGCCGACCGTCGCGATGGGCCGGCGTGCAGCGCCAGCCTTGGACGGCGGCTTGCGCCGCTTCGTCGAGCCGGGGAAAGCCGCTGCCGGTGGCCACCGTCGAACGCGCGACCTGGCCCTGTTCGTCGAGTTCGACCTTCAGCACCACGGTGCCGGTTTCGCCCAGGCGGCGGGAAACGGGGGGGTACCGGGGCGGCGTGCGCTCCGGGCAGCTGACCGATAGCTCTCCGCCGAGCGTGACCGGGCCCGCCGGCCGGGGCGGCGCGGGCGGCGCGGGCGGCGCCGCGATCACCGGCGCGGGGGGCGGGGGCGGGACCACGGGCTCGGTGGGCGAAACCACCGGCGCCTGCGCAACGAGCTGGGGCGGCGGCTCGACCGGCTTGGGCTCGGGCGGCTTCGGTTTCGGCGGCTCCGGCGGCTTCGGCGGCGGGCGCTCCGGCTCGATGATGTTGACGAACAGCGTCGACATCTTGTCCTGCATCGGGATCAGCCGGTGCCGCCACAGCCCCCAGAGCGCCGCGCCGTGCAGCGCCAGCACGAGGAGAAGCCCCGCCGCGCGTTCGGGAGCCAACTGCCTGATTGCTACCACTTGCCCTCCAACGACAGCAGGACGGTGCGCGCGCCCTCGTCGGTCGTCACCAACGACCAGGAGCTGCCCGGCGCGAAGGCGTCCTGCTGTCGGCGGGCCTTGGCGCGGAACAGATTATCGCCCGACAGCCGCAGGTTCCACGTGGCGTCCAGCTTCTTCAGGGCATAGACATTGACCACCGTGCGCGAGCCGGTCTCGAATTCCTGTTCGCCCGGCGTCCGGGTACGGACGCGCCCGTTGTGCTGCATCGAGGCTCCGAAGCTCATCTCGGCCAGTGTCTGGTCGAAGCCGGCCGACAAGATGTAGCGCGGCTGCTCGCGGGCGGCGCGGCGCAGTCCCAGGCGTTCGTCCTGCACGCGGCTGTGGGGCAGGGTGAGGTGGGCGCGCAGCGTGGCGCCACGCCAGCCCAGGCCGTCGGTGCGCAGCTTGCCGTCGAATTCGACGCCCCAGTGGTGCGCGGTGCCCTCGTTCCAGGGACGATCGACCCAGCGCGCGCCTTCGAGCTCCACGCGGCGCTCGGTGAAATCCTCGGTGCGCCGCAGGTAGGCGTTCACGCCGAACACGCCGGCGTCGTTCGGCAAATAGCGCTCGACCACCGCCTCGAAATTGACGCTGCGCTCCGGCCGCAGGTTTGGATTGCCGCGCTGGTCGGGCTCGAGCGGCGTGTTGGCGTTAACGCTGCGCACCGGCTGGTTGGTGAGTTCGTCCAGCCGCGGCGCCTTGAGGCCGGCGCCGAGGGAGCTTCTCAGCACCCAGTGCTGCACGGGCTCCCAACGGACAGCCACGGAGGGGAGCCACCGTTGGTGATCCTGGCTTGCGCCATCCACGGCGTATTTCAGGAACTCGCCGCGCATCCCCAGCGTGAGCGTGGTGGCGGGGCTGAGGCTCCACTCGTCCTGAATCCAGGCGCTCCACTGCCGCTCCCAGGACTCGTGCGTTTCCGTCGCGTAGCCCGTGCTGTCCAGGCGCTCGTCGCTCTTGTGGCCGGCGTGCTCGAGGTTGGCGGCCAGCACGTGCTTGCCGGCGGTCCAGTCGATGCGGAAGGCGGCGTCCGTATCCAGCGCCTCGCGGTGCGACTCATCCTCGGAAACCGCCTGCGTCGCCTGGTTGGTCCGTTTAGCCCGGCTGCCCTGCTCGCTGCTTGAAACCATCGCCCGCCCGGAATACTTGACGCCCTGGCGGAACACCTCCGCCGTCGCGCGCATACGATCGTAGGCCCGCCGCAGGCGGTCGTCGTCCCTGCGCGCATAGCTGCTCGCCGGGACGGCGATGTCGGTGCGCGTGAAATCGCTTTCGCCCTTGCCGTAGGAGCGAAACACCAGCGGGTTCAGCGTCAGGTTGTCCCTGTCCGACTTCCAGGTCAGCCGCGGCGAGATCGAAAAACTGTCCGAGGCGTGGTTGCCCTCCGCATGATCGTCCTGGCGAACGCCGGCGCTGTCGGATCGCCCCGTCTGGCGATCCGAGGGCATCCCGTTGTGGTTGAACGTGACCGGCAGCGACCATGAAAAGGTCTTGTCGCCGCCACCCTTCGTGACGTTGGCCTGGAGCACCGGCTCGCCGCCGCGGACGCCCATCGCGATCTTGGCGTCGGTGGATTCGCGCGACATCGGCTTGTCGAGGATCAGATGCACGGTGACGGGCGCGCTGCCCCCGAATTCCGCCGACGAGCCGCGCACGATCTCGATCTGCCGCAGCTCTCCGGAGGGCAGGCGGCCGACGGTGCCCTGAACCATGCGGTTGTGGCCGGGCGGGACGCGCTCCCCGTCGATGACGATCTGCACCGAGTCGCGCGCCATGCCGCGCGAGCGCGTCGCCAGCGTGCCGTCGGACGTCGGCGTGCCCACGTCGATGCCGGGCAGCTTGCCCAGCACGTCGTTGATGGTGAGCGCCCCCATGTTCTCGATGTCCTGGCGGTTGATGATGATCTTCTGCGTGGCCGCCTGTTTGCGTTCGTCCACGTCGTTCATGCCGGCGGAGGTGACGGTGATCTCCTTGAGCACTTGTTCGCCGGCGGCCTGGACGGAAGCTGTCAGGGCAAGGAGCAATACGGGAAGGGGAGTTTTCATTTGAGGAGGTTGGAAAGTCCGGTAAGGATGAGCAAGCCGGCCGCGATGCGTTCCATCGCCGGCCGCCAGTTTTTGAGTTCCTCGCGCAGGCGGCCGCCCAGATAGGCGGCGCCGATGCCATAGACGAGGCCGGGCACGACGATGGCCCCCAGCCCGAACGCCAGCCCCAGCATCGCCCCCTGCCCCGCGCTGGCGCCGGCGGCGGCGGAGAACAGCACCACGCCCAGGGGCGCGCAGGGCGTCAGCGCCATGCCGACGCCCATCAGGAACAAGCCGCCGGGAAGGAGGGCGCGGGGCTCGTCGGTGAGATTCATGCGGCGCAGGGGCGCGGCATGGCCGGATGGAACGGCACACGCCGGACGGCGCCACAGCAGGGCCAGCCCCATCATCAGAGCGGCGGCCCCCACGACCATCCTGACGACGGGCGCCGCCGCGCCGTCCTTGACGACCTGCCCGGCCAGTCCCGCCGCGAGGCCGAAGCCGCCGTAGCCCGCGAGCCGGCCCAGTGAGAGCGGCAGCACCACATGCCAGGAGCGGCGCAGGCTGAAGTCCCGCGCCAGGAACACCGGCCCCAGATACGGCAGGCAGCTCACGAGGCAGGGGCCGAGGCCGTAGGCCAGCCCCAGGGCCAGCGCCATGGGCGGCCCGACGAGGGCGGCGGGATCGACGGGCGGTATCACGCGGCCGCCCGTTCGGCGAGGAACTCCTGGCGCGCAAGGATCGCCGCGCCGAAGGCCGTCGTGGTCTGCGGGTGCTCGGGCACCACCAACTCGCGCTGGAGCTCGTCCTGGATCGCCGCCACCAGTCCCTTGTTCAGCGCCGGGCCGCCGTCGAAGTAGACGCGGTCCTCGATGCCCACACGCTTGGCCAGGCGCACCGTGCGCCGTGCGATCGAGTAGTGGATGCCGGCGACGATCTCCTCCTTGCCGTGACTGTTGGCCAAGAGGCCGATGATCTCGGATTCGGCGAACACGGTGCA is drawn from Candidatus Nitricoxidivorans perseverans and contains these coding sequences:
- a CDS encoding peptidoglycan-binding protein; the encoded protein is MQKEQAKLDPDDLQALGGLGFLVEGATPTLSAKARSPSSEPVTEAVNSLRASFGWDPHGRATRNTVRALRAQVAALQRKLAALDLYRGEAHGRFDDGTRKALEQFQATRAPEPLAVTGVLDAATRKAMDGLPPYTFDEVLCAELDAVNHGREEVGLKPEREAARSGNAIVRAHQSRLLGAAFSGGGIRSATFNLGVLQALARLGLLRRVDYLSTVSGGGYVGGWLHAWVNREKDGISAVERNLAAPAHEPRQVSWLRRYSNYLTPRIGLLSPDTMAGVATWLRNVLLNQTILAALGLLVLCLPWLLFMLSGRMNAAFAPAMVAGAALLLIAVVLTMGIWETLDIERHAALAEQPSDRRADAFARLKANVVIVCAALAALLLSLALPGPTTPLERMLQVVLGPPAALLALLLIVTVVIGLAGRRLREATREWWSRAGGILISILLGWLALAGVALLGSYGVFYAGAWITALGGIVWLATTVAGVILGRSPSTGNGKGGWKNLLAGLAPWVFVAGLLLALSLTLYAAITRVGDPDRPAICQPVPDGGLRSAYRIKLELAPDNHAASGEVLRVKPDPGCSPARYAEQADRALANSSGRFGALLAVLAVLSWLLGRRVDINVFAFHMFYRNRLERCYLGASNPVRRANPFTDLDPHDAPMLSALKRGGRTQRPYPLINTALNIARSSNLAWQERKAASFLFTPEFCGYQLPGNDDAGVSAYQKTDQFLAPPGQAGRKGWLGLGTPITISGAAASPNAGYHTNPATAFLMTVFNVRLGWWMQNTRKFEHWTRPGPGQSIPYLLKELLAATTDTDEFVYMSDGGHFENLGIYELVRRRCRYIIACDAGCDPDYTFEDLGNAIRKCRIDLGIEIEINPGAIMPDPDTGHGLFHCAVGRIHYERTDPVATAGYLLYIKTSLTGDEPADINQYKAEHADFPHESTGDQWYSESQFESYRGLGRHVATKVLSQAHDAAGQTSGDRPCRDLERFFHALSEQWYPPSRAGQAAFSKHGAELEDIYDRMREDPSLRFLDAQIYPEWAKLGQRVRPEPSREQCTMLPLTEEELRAGFYLCNTLIQLMENVYADLRLEDEYAHPDNRGWMNLFRHWSWSGMFRVTWAICVATYGARFQEFCRRHMGLECGELALADAVVVGDDGWRDRINVLELEHVHRIIVGHYAEEGADGGAEVLAGLDQKALAARAEQWVAEAGRELVIQPLEIRVSDPSGKQEKFVFPVGFALLAPRSRLRGGLSPQGKPAFDLVYYRIRDHLRRVGLGREGLRKLRAGYGEVYVDMPPTLGKLIREADPDLLQHLWHLDLWADSGQLHRPS
- a CDS encoding PhoX family phosphatase, encoding MTHQTSPTPLFELIDARLSRRSVLKGLLAGGAAAVAAPGWAAGSGNPSSLRFAQAPHTIEMFHQPAPGHRADVLIRWGDPVLGGVPPFDHEKLVAEAQEKRFGYNNDFVAFMPLPRGSKSSTHGLLVVNHEYTNPELMFAGLTATTAADRMTREQTEVELAAHGLSVVEIRKTADGWRYVPDSRLNRRISARSTAMRVSGPAAGHARLQTSADPGGRQVVGTLNNCSGGVTPWGTVLTAEENFNIYFGGDPRKTTEAANHKRLGLKGKSRYAWSRFHDRFDVEKEPNEPNRFGWVVEIDPYDPRSAPVKRTALGRFKHEAATCVVAPDGRVVVYSGDDETFEYLYRFVTDGKYDAKNLAANRDLLDHGTLSVARFDESGFLRWLPLVFGQGPLTPANGFNSQANVLIETRRAADLLGATPMDRPEDVEANPVNGRVYVMLTNNNVRKPEQIGRLHPRAKNTYGHIIELLPPGTEGTDGARAARHTADEYRWEVFLLAGDPGNPEHGARYHPDTARQGSWLAAPDNCCFDNRGRLWIATDQGSKQRASGIPDGVYACDVAGAGRALPRFFYACPRDAEMCGPAFTPDNKTLFVAVQHPGENKDSSYDNPSTRWPDFDFRRKVPPRPAVVAIAREDGGVIGG
- a CDS encoding biopolymer transporter ExbD, producing the protein MAMGSFNGRGHQGPMADINVVPLVDVMLVLLVIFIVTAPLLTHSVKIDLPKASSSANITKPEHIELGIREDGSLYWNGAPVARTELESHFAAAAMQQPRPELHIRADRHAHYEKVAQTMAMAARAGLTRIGFVTDPSGPSL
- a CDS encoding MotA/TolQ/ExbB proton channel family protein — translated: MENGLGFAHFLTQTDGVGRIVLGLLLALSVASWYLIFTKGIANLLSSRRVTAFLKQFWQAGSLSEVRDMLARRSPDNAFAELAHQALIAADESDEQGLHKLAAGGSGEFLTRVLRNGIDQEAARIEYGLTVMASAGSASPYIGLFGTVWGIYHALVAIGLSGQGTLDKVAGPVGEALIMTALGLAVAIPAVLAYNAFSRRNRIWLAQLDAFAHDLYALATVGAKTNRSSS
- a CDS encoding energy transducer TonB — encoded protein: MAPERAAGLLLVLALHGAALWGLWRHRLIPMQDKMSTLFVNIIEPERPPPKPPEPPKPKPPEPKPVEPPPQLVAQAPVVSPTEPVVPPPPPAPVIAAPPAPPAPPRPAGPVTLGGELSVSCPERTPPRYPPVSRRLGETGTVVLKVELDEQGQVARSTVATGSGFPRLDEAAQAAVQGWRCTPAHRDGRPVRAVALQPFKFVLE
- a CDS encoding TonB-dependent receptor; translation: MKTPLPVLLLALTASVQAAGEQVLKEITVTSAGMNDVDERKQAATQKIIINRQDIENMGALTINDVLGKLPGIDVGTPTSDGTLATRSRGMARDSVQIVIDGERVPPGHNRMVQGTVGRLPSGELRQIEIVRGSSAEFGGSAPVTVHLILDKPMSRESTDAKIAMGVRGGEPVLQANVTKGGGDKTFSWSLPVTFNHNGMPSDRQTGRSDSAGVRQDDHAEGNHASDSFSISPRLTWKSDRDNLTLNPLVFRSYGKGESDFTRTDIAVPASSYARRDDDRLRRAYDRMRATAEVFRQGVKYSGRAMVSSSEQGSRAKRTNQATQAVSEDESHREALDTDAAFRIDWTAGKHVLAANLEHAGHKSDERLDSTGYATETHESWERQWSAWIQDEWSLSPATTLTLGMRGEFLKYAVDGASQDHQRWLPSVAVRWEPVQHWVLRSSLGAGLKAPRLDELTNQPVRSVNANTPLEPDQRGNPNLRPERSVNFEAVVERYLPNDAGVFGVNAYLRRTEDFTERRVELEGARWVDRPWNEGTAHHWGVEFDGKLRTDGLGWRGATLRAHLTLPHSRVQDERLGLRRAAREQPRYILSAGFDQTLAEMSFGASMQHNGRVRTRTPGEQEFETGSRTVVNVYALKKLDATWNLRLSGDNLFRAKARRQQDAFAPGSSWSLVTTDEGARTVLLSLEGKW
- a CDS encoding sulfite exporter TauE/SafE family protein, which encodes MIPPVDPAALVGPPMALALGLAYGLGPCLVSCLPYLGPVFLARDFSLRRSWHVVLPLSLGRLAGYGGFGLAAGLAGQVVKDGAAAPVVRMVVGAAALMMGLALLWRRPACAVPSGHAAPLRRMNLTDEPRALLPGGLFLMGVGMALTPCAPLGVVLFSAAAGASAGQGAMLGLAFGLGAIVVPGLVYGIGAAYLGGRLREELKNWRPAMERIAAGLLILTGLSNLLK